The Saccharomyces paradoxus chromosome VIII, complete sequence genome has a window encoding:
- the NEM1 gene encoding Nem1-Spo7 phosphatase catalytic subunit NEM1 (Probable catalytic subunit of Nem1p-Spo7p phosphatase holoenzyme~similar to YHR004C) has protein sequence MNALKYFSNHLITTKKQKKIDVEVTKNQDVLNTSKEASNSYAGHIENDCVIEVNQQYDHSSDHFKESNQNEEGKQSVPTKPKALYSVLKERIASILWALLLFLPYYLIIKPLMSLWFVFTFPLNVIERRVKHADKKNRVSSDNENESSTSLSNISDSREKVNPKNSNLNTIPEAVDDDLNASDEIILQRDNVKGSLLRAQSVKSRQRSYSKSELSLTNHSSANTVFGTKRMGRFLFPKKLIPKSVLNTQKKKKLVIDLDETLIHSASRSTTHSNSSQGHLVEVKFGLSGIRTLYFIHKRPYCDLFLTKVSKWYDLIIFTASMKEYADPVIDWLEGSFPSSFSKRYYRSDCVLRDGVGYIKDLSIVKDSEENGKGSSSSSLDDVIIIDNSPVSYAMNVDNAIQVEGWISDPTDTDLLNLLPFLEAMRYSTDVRNILALKHGEKAFNIN, from the coding sequence ATGAATGCCCTAAAATATTTCTCAAATCATTTAATAACtacaaagaaacaaaaaaaaatcgatgTTGAGGTGACAAAGAATCAGGATGTACTCAATACTTCAAAGGAAGCTTCGAACTCATATGCTGGTCACATTGAGAATGATTGCGTTATTGAAGTGAACCAACAGTACGATCACTCCTCAGACCACTTTAAAGAATCTAACCAAAATGAAGAGGGTAAACAGTCTGTTCCTACAAAGCCAAAGGCGTTATATTCCGTCCTGAAAGAGAGAATAGCGTCAATATTGTGGGCACTactgctttttcttccgtATTATCTGATAATCAAGCCTTTGATGTCTTTATGGTTTGTTTTTACCTTCCCACTAAATGTCATCGAGCGTCGTGTAAAACATGCCGATAAGAAGAACAGGGTTTCGAGTGATAATGAGAATGAATCGTCTACAAGTTTAAGTAATATTAGCGATTCTCGCGAGAAAGTAAATCCTAAAAATAGCAATCTTAATACGATCCCAGAGGCTGTGGATGATGACTTAAATGCCAGTGATGAAATAATTCTGCAAAGAGATAATGTCAAAGGCTCATTACTAAGAGCCCAGTCAGTCAAATCAAGGCAAAGAAGTTATTCCAAATCGGAACTATCACTTACTAATCACTCAAGTGCTAATACCGTATTTGGTACAAAACGAATGGGAAGGTTCTTATTTCCAAAGAAGCTGATACCTAAATCAGTACTAAATACgcaaaagaagaagaaattggtCATAGATCTCGATGAAACCCTAATTCATTCAGCTTCCCGAAGTACAACACATAGTAACTCTTCTCAGGGTCACTTGGTGGAAGTAAAGTTTGGATTAAGCGGAATCCGGACGCTATATTTTATTCACAAGAGACCCTATTGTGATTTATTTCTAACAAAAGTTAGCAAGTGGTACGACCTTATCATTTTTACAGCTTCCATGAAAGAATATGCTGATCCTGTGATAGATTGGTTAGAAGGCTCCTTCCCAtccagtttttcaaagagaTATTACCGTTCTGATTGCGTTCTAAGGGATGGCGTTGGCTACATTAAGGATCTGAGCATCGTCAAGGACtctgaagaaaatgggAAAGGCAgttcctcctcttctttggaTGATGTCATTATTATAGACAATAGCCCAGTAAGTTACGCGATGAATGTAGATAACGCCATTCAAGTGGAAGGTTGGATAAGTGATCCGACAGATACAGACCTACTGAACCTATTACCTTTCTTGGAGGCGATGAGATATTCGACAGATGTCAGGAATATACTGGCATTGAAACATGGAGAAAAGGCATTCAATATAAACTGA
- the TCD1 gene encoding tRNA threonylcarbamoyladenosine dehydratase (tRNA threonylcarbamoyladenosine dehydratase~similar to YHR003C) — protein sequence MANSTWKLVVTTALISLFSTQLAKSVWNEYKLSCAANKNKTASQPRQYDEHLFREQLARNYAFLGEEGMSKIKEQYIVIVGAGEVGSWVCTMLIRSGCQRIMIIDPENISIDSLNTHCCAVLSDIGKPKVQCLKEYLSKVAPWSEIKAKAKTWTKENSHDLIFADGESPTFIVDCLDNLESKVDLLEYAHNNKISVISSMGVATKSDPTRVNINDISMTEFDPISRCVRRKLRKRGIVTGIPVVFSNEMLDPRRDDVLSSIDGEHCAINASRDEALRHLPELGTMPGIFGLSIATWILTKVSGYPMKENEVKNRLKFHDGILETFQKQMARLNENKDQSSLLGLKEVGYIVEEMFRGKSPISGYSTKLALTKWEANKAVSLTNVVLMTKEEQEIHEKRILLDGEKLTAVYSSEVLNVIERVFKEEEYYF from the coding sequence ATGGCAAATAGTACGTGGAAGTTAGTTGTTACTACGGCTCTTATATCGTTGTTTTCAACTCAACTAGCCAAAAGTGTATGGAATGAATATAAACTTTCATGTGCGGCtaataagaataaaacCGCATCACAACCTCGTCAATATGATGAGCACTTATTTAGGGAACAATTGGCTCGTAACTATGCATTTCTCGGTGAAGAAGGTATGAGCAAGATCAAAGAACAGTATATAGTTATAGTTGGCGCTGGAGAAGTGGGGTCGTGGGTATGCACAATGTTAATTCGTTCAGGCTGTCAGAGGATTATGATTATTGATCCGGAAAACATATCTATTGACTCCTTGAACACCCATTGTTGCGCAGTTTTATCAGATATTGGAAAGCCCAAAGTCCAATGCTTGAAAGAATACTTGTCTAAGGTTGCTCCTTGGTCCGAAATAAAAGCAAAGGCTAAGACTTGGACCAAAGAAAACTCACACGACTTAATTTTTGCAGATGGTGAGTCCCCAACTTTTATCGTGGATTGTCTAGATAATCTAGAATCCAAGGTGGATCTATTAGAGTACGCCcataacaataaaataagCGTTATCTCTTCCATGGGTGTCGCCACCAAATCAGATCCAACCCGTGTAAATATAAATGATATATCGATGACAGAATTTGACCCTATATCTCGTTGTgtgagaagaaaattgagGAAAAGAGGTATCGTCACAGGAATTCCTGTTGTTTTTAGTAATGAAATGCTTGACCCACGTCGGGACGACGTACTCTCTTCCATAGATGGCGAACACTGTGCGATCAATGCCAGTAGAGATGAAGCTCTAAGACATTTACCGGAATTAGGAACCATGCCTGGTATATTTGGTTTGAGTATTGCGACATGGATTTTAACCAAAGTTTCCGGCTACccaatgaaagaaaatgaagtcAAGAATAGGCTAAAGTTTCATGACGGCATCCTAGAGACTTTCCAAAAGCAGATGGCGCGATTgaatgaaaacaaagatcAATCATCATTGCTTGGGTTGAAAGAGGTCGGTTATATAGTCGAAGAAATGTTTAGAGGCAAATCTCCTATTAGTGGATACTCTACAAAACTAGCTCTAACAAAATGGGAGGCCAACAAAGCGGTTTCCTTAACTAATGTTGTTCTAATGACGaaagaagagcaagaaaTTCACGAAAAGAGGATTTTGCTGGATGGTGAAAAACTAACAGCTGTATACTCTAGCGAAGTTCTCAATGTTATTGAGAGGgtttttaaagaagaggagTACTACTTTTAG